In Citrus sinensis cultivar Valencia sweet orange chromosome 4, DVS_A1.0, whole genome shotgun sequence, one DNA window encodes the following:
- the LOC102611905 gene encoding zinc finger protein ZAT5: MEEAQEEVLMINSSNKDQQSHNNNIVKGKRTKRQRPQSPVPFVVNGTIHDNTNLSSSPAVSSAEEFFDSTEEDEDMANCLILLAQCQSTRESPPKPKPAHYDVHEQEEIAQLQINNNVNNSGMKFNSRRFLEAPGTGTGTGKGGCYVYECKTCNRTFPSFQALGGHRASHKKPKAMLMNDDRLSLKSQHQQQQQQQFLVSKSDDEEEDGNFRNVSSLSLQLSNNNRGHNNNNNNSSFYSGNINNGVVKGNSSKVHECSICGAEFTSGQALGGHMRRHRSAPVAATAAAMATTNTTLSLTPMAVVEAGQDQPRKSSSSSSSSRNNLLSLDLDLNLPAPEDDPKESKLPFSSKQQQQQQQQQQPQQQQKSSLVFTAAAALVDCHY; the protein is encoded by the coding sequence atggaAGAAGCTCAAGAGGAAGTGTTGATGATCAACAGCAGCAACAAAGATCAGCAATCTCACAATAATAACATCGTAAAAGGCAAACGAACCAAACGCCAGCGCCCTCAATCTCCGGTCCCTTTCGTTGTCAATGGTACCATTCACGATAATACAAATCTTTCGTCATCACCGGCGGTGAGCTCGGCGGAGGAGTTTTTCGACAGCACGGAGGAAGACGAGGACATGGCCAATTGTCTCATTCTGCTAGCTCAATGCCAATCAACAAGAGAGTCACCACCAAAGCCAAAGCCAGCTCATTATGATGTTCACGAACAGGAAGAAATTGCACAATTACAGATAAACAACAACGTCAATAACAGTGGTATGAAATTTAACAGCAGGAGGTTTCTTGAAGCTCCGGGTACGGGTACGGGCACCGGCAAGGGCGGGTGTTATGTTTACGAGTGTAAGACTTGCAACAGAACGTTCCCTTCGTTTCAAGCACTCGGCGGTCACAGAGCGAGTCACAAGAAACCGAAGGCCATGCTGATGAATGATGATAGGTTATCGCTCAAGTCACAACATcaacagcaacagcaacagcaGTTTCTCGTTTCGAAATCGGATGATGAGGAAGAAGATGGCAATTTCCGAAACGTTTCGTCTCTTTCTTTGCAGCTAAGTAATAACAATAGGggtcataataataataataataatagcagCTTTTATAGCGGCAACATCAACAACGGCGTCGTGAAGGGAAACAGCAGCAAGGTTCATGAATGTTCGATTTGTGGGGCTGAGTTTACATCGGGGCAAGCTTTGGGCGGGCATATGAGGCGGCATAGGTCGGCGCCGGTTGCCGCGACGGCGGCGGCGATGGCGACGACGAACACAACGCTGTCGTTGACGCCAATGGCTGTTGTGGAAGCTGGACAAGATCAGCCAAGAAAATCATCATCGTCGTCGTCATCATCAAGAAATAATCTTTTGTCATTAGACTTGGATCTTAACCTGCCGGCGCCGGAAGACGATCCGAAGGAATCTAAATTACCCTTTTCTTcaaagcaacaacaacaacaacaacagcaacagcaGCCGCAGCAGCAGCAAAAATCATCTCTTGTCTTCACCGCCGCGGCAGCTTTGGTGGATTGTCATTATTGA